The following are from one region of the Sciurus carolinensis chromosome 5, mSciCar1.2, whole genome shotgun sequence genome:
- the LOC124985664 gene encoding insulin-induced gene 1 protein-like, whose product MPRLHDHFWSCPCAGAARYPSPPRARAAKPATEPGDMSAAAAQAAGADPSPRGPRAGASGRASSWHHYLVQRSLVLFSVGVVLALVLNLLQIQRIIYVLILVGLFCLFYFEENGSKF is encoded by the coding sequence ATGCCCAGGCTGCACGACCACTTCTGGAGCTGCCCCTGCGCCGGCGCCGCGAGGTACCCGAGCCCCCCGAGAGCCCGCGCCGCGAAGCCGGCCACCGAGCCCGGAGACATGAGCGCCGCCGCGGCCCAGGCCGCGGGCGCAGACCCCTCGCCAAGGGGCCCGCGGGCTGGGGCGAGCGGCCGCGCCAGCAGCTGGCACCATTACCTGGTGCAGAGGAGCCTCGTGCTCTTCTCGGTCGGGGTCGTGCTGGCCCTGGTGCTCAACCTGCTGCAGATCCAGAGGATCATTTATGTGCTGATCCTCGTGGGcttgttctgtttattttattttgaggaaaatggGAGTAAATTCTAG